In Thermodesulfobacteriota bacterium, the sequence ATGTGCTCGAACCGCTTGGCCTTGGGGATGTGCACCAGGTCGCGCCGGGCGGGGGGTAGCCCCTCGAGGCAGGGGAAGGCAGGCGCCCGGTAGCGCTCCTGGAGGCGCCCCACCATGGCGTCGGCCACGATAATTGGCCAGACGGTCTCCGCCTCGCCGATGCACACCGCGTCCGCGTGCGCCTGCGCCTCGTCCGGGAGCACCGTGGGATGGTAGCCGCCCATCACGACCGGCACGCCCCGGGCGCGAAAGCCGTCGGCGATCCGGTAGGCCCGCGGCGCCAGGGGCGTCATGGCGGTGATGCCCACCAAGTCGTAGCGCCCGTCCACCGGCACCGGCTGGAACTTCTCGTCCACGATCTCCACGTCGACGCCCGCGGGAGTGTACGCAGCCAGCGTGGGCAGGCTCAGGTGGGGGAACCGGAAGTAGAAGTCCTCGCCCAGGATGGCCTTGTCGATGGGAGAAACCAGCAGGACGCGGAAGGGCTCGCTGGCAGACGGACGATGCATCGGGGGCTCCCCGTGGGGTAGGAGGACTGCCGAAACTCTAGGCTAGGCCTGGGGGGCGGGTCAACGGTGGAGCGCCTGACGGCATGCTGCGGGCCCGGAGTCGACGTACTCGGGTCCGGGGGTATCCTGGCAGCGGCCCGGCGGGGTGCCGCCAGGCGCGTGCCGTCCAGGTCCAGGAGGGACCCGTGTCTTCCATGTGCCGAGTTGTCTACGTTACCTTGTTGGCGCTGTGGTTGAGCGCCTGTGCGGGAGGGGAGCAGGTGTCGTGGGACCCCGCCACGGCCACGCTGCCTGGCCCAGGCGAGCTCGTGGACGAGCCGGTGTTCGGGGGGAAGGTCTTCGTGTTCCAGGCAGGGGTGGAGCGCCCGGAGACCGCCGTGCTGATCCATGGCCTCGGCCCTAGCGCGTCGGCCGACTGGGCGCTTCTTATTCCTGCCCTGATCGAGCGCTTCCACGTTGTCGCCTTCGACCTCCCGGGATTCGGGCGGTCGAGCGGGGGCAACCATCTCTATTCGCCCGCTGCCTATGCCCAACTCGTTCACTGGTTGACGGAGCGGTATGCCAAGGGGCCGGTAATCGTGATCGGTCACTCCCTGGGGGCGGCGGTCGCCTTGCGGTTTGCTGCGGAGCACCCGCATGCAGTACGCCGGATGGTGTTGTCCGACGTGGCGGGCGTGCTCCACCGGGTGGCCTTCCTGGAGCACACCTACCGGATCGAGCCTAGTGGGGACCGCGCGGAAACCTCCTACTCCCGCCGCTATCAGAGGCAGCTCAACCGGGTGCTGCGCAAGGTGATCCTGCGGATGGACCGCCTGCCCCTGGAGGCCGAGACGGTGCTGGCCTCCCCAGCCCTGCGCCGGCTGGTCCTCGGCGGCAGTCCGCGCAAGATCGCTGCCATGGCGCTCATCCAGGAGGACTTCTCGAAATCCCTCGCTGCGATTCGGGTTCCGGTTCGCCTGCTCTGGGGGGCCGAGGACGAGATCGCCCCGCTACGCACCGCCCAGGTGCTTCTCCATGCCCTCTCCGACGTCCGGCTCGACATCATTGCGGGCGCGGGACACGCCCCCATGCTAGACGTTCCCGAGGTGTTCCTGGGTGCCGTCCTGGCGGCGCTGGTGTCACCCCCGGACGCGCCGAGGTTTTCTGCGCCCCCGCCGTCGACAGCACGCTGGGGAGTGTGCGCGGGGCAGGAGGGCGTGCGGTTCGAGGGGGACTACGAGGAAATCGCGGTGGAGGACTGCCTCGGCGTCTCGATTGTCGGGGTGAAGGCGCGGTCGATCCGCATCGCCCGGTCCAAGGTGCGCATCGAACGGACGTCGGTCGCGGGGGCTATCGTGGGTCTGAACGTCTCGAACTCTAGCGTGGTTGCCACGGCGCTCGCCGTACGCGCGGAAACCGCACTTGTGGCGTCCCGAAGTCACTTGGACCTGGCCGGTGTGTCCTTGGAGGGCACCGCCGCGGCTGCCCGTTCGTCCGACCGGGCGGTCCTGGTCTTCTCGGTCTCCCGGGTGGCAAGCCCCCACGGCCGCGGTCGCGTACACGGCGTGCACGACCTTGCGGCCAGCTCGTCGCTGTAACGTTGCCGTCTGGGTGGCGGTGAGTTCCGCGGGGCGGGACCTGAGGTGGTCGGAAGGGGCCCGCCGGAAAAGAAGATGGAACGGCACAGTGAAGGAGGAAGCGATGAGCGACGACACGACGGCCGCGGGAGTGGGCAGAAGCGTGGCCACCTTGGGGGGTGGGTGTTTTTGGTGTCTGGAGCCTATCTTCCGGGGGCTTGAGGGGGTTTTGGAGGTGACCGTGGGGTACGCGAGTGGGCGTCGGGTCAACCCTACCTGCGAGCAGGTGTGCACGGGGGCCACGGGGCATGCCGAGGTGGTGCAGGCGACCTTCGACCCGGCCGTGAGCTCCTTACAAGAACTCCCGGAGGTCTTCTTCTCGATCCACGACCCCACGACCCCGGACCGGCAGGGAGCCGACGTGGGGACCCAGTACCGGTAGGTGGTCTACTTCTACCACGCGGAACAAGAGTGGATGGCCCGGGAGGTGAGTGGGGAACTCGGGGCCAGGGGCAACGGCTGCCCAGGTCCTCGTTCCGTCAGGGTCTTCGAGGCGCACGGCAGCACCCAGGCCGGCCTGGCCCTCCTGGACGCAGCAGAGCGGGAGGCGTACGTACCAGGCCTAGTCCAGGACCGGGAAATGCACTGCTGCACTCGCGTCAGATCGCCCAAGACCCTGTTCACTCCGTTTCCTCCCGCTCTTCATGGGGAGAACCGGGTTGCGGCCAGCCTCGTGGTGGCATAACCTCATGGCAGGAGGTGTGCCATGAAGACGACTGCCACAGCCAACTTCCATCTGCCCCTGCCCAACGATCTGAGAGACATGCTGCGCGAGGAAGTCGAGCGCTCCGGGAGGCCGGCGACGGAGATTGCCCGGAGGGCCTTGACCGAATGGCTCGAGGAACGGCGGCGGAGCCGGTTGCGGGAGGAGATAGCGGCCTATGCCTCGGCATGCGCAGGCACATCCGCCGATCTCGACGAAGAATTGGAGGCAGCCGGTCTCGAGGTGCTCCCCGGCGAGGACGCCCATGAAGCGCGGTGAGGTATACGTGGCGGAGCTTCAGCCTCGGTCCGGCTCCGAGCAGCGGGGCATACGTCCCGTCATCGTCGTGTCCCACGACGGTTTCAACGACGTTCCGACCTGGCGGTCTGTGATCGTGGTCCCGTGCTCGACCTCGGCGTCCCAAGCCCGCCGCGGCCCAACGGCTGTGCCGCTCGCGAAAGGAACCGCAGGTCTCGAGCGCGAGGGAGTGGCTCTGTGTCATCAGATTACGATGCTCGATCGGTCCAAGCTCACGAAGCGAATCGGTTCCCTGCCGGAGGCCGTTCTGAAGGCAGTGAACGCGGGATTGCTTGCCGCTTTGGACTTGGGCACGTGAGACCCCGCCAGGTCCAGGGGCCCGGAAGAAGCAAGAGGCTCGGTCGCGGTGGAGGACGACGATGTCCCGGGTCCTCCCCCGGCCCGGCGCTTCGAGGTGTAGGATACCCGCTATGCTGACGCCGCGCGGGGATGGACCAGGTGAGGGTGACATGGCCGGCGCGAACGAGAGGGCGAAACAGGAAGTGGCCACCCTGGGAGGCGGGTGCTTCTGGTGCCTGGAGCCGATCTTCCGGGAGCTCGAGGGGGTGCTGGGGGTGGCGGTGGGGTACGCGGGGGGGCGGCGGGCCAGCCCCACCTACGAGCAGGTGTGCACGGGGGCCACGGGGCACGCCGAGGTGGTGCAGGTGACCTTCGACCCCGCGGTGATCTCCTTTCGGGAGCTCCTGGAGGTCTTCTTCGCGGTCCACGATCCCACGACCCCGAACCGGCAGGGGGCCGACGTGGGCACCCAGTACCGGTCGGTGGTCCTCTATCACGACCCCGAGCAGGAACGGGTAACCCGGGAGGTGATCGGGGAGCTCGGGGGCCAGGGGCTTTGGGACGCCCCCGTCGTCACCGAGGTGGCGCCCCTCGAGGCCTTCTACCCGGCCGAGGCGTATCACCAGGACTACTTCCGCAAGAACCCGGGCCAGGGGTACTGCCGGGTGGTCATCACCCCCAAGCTCGCCAAGTTCCGGCAGCGGTTCGCGGGCCGGCGCAAGGCTGGAGCCTGAGGCCGAAGGGTTTACCTCTCGGGGAGCGCCCCTCGCTGTGCGACACGCGATGCCGGCCGCCGGTACGTGGCGCCCGACCGCCGGAGGAGCCGCCGCGTCAACGGCGGCGGAGGGCCGTACCTGGGGAGGTCCCCCGGCGGCGCGCCAGCACGGCCAGCCCCGTGGCCAGGAGGGCGAGGGTGGAGGGCTCGGGCACGGGGGAGGTCTTGCCGGGCGGGGCGCTGGGGAGGGCGCCAAAGAGGACCTGGGTGAAGCGAACGGTGTCGCCGGCGGAGAGGACCGGGGCGGTCTCGGCCGTGAGCCCGAACCAGGAGAGGCCGGCGGTGTCGTCGGTGGCGTCGAACGCCGGATCGACGAGGTACTCGAACAGGGACCCGTAGGCATACGGCCAGCTCACGAAGGCGTAGGCGTCGGGGAGGGTGACCGGGAGGTCCGGCCGGAAGCGGGGGTCGTACCCCAGCGCCAGGAGCGGCTGGTAGGTGGGGACGACCGCCTCCGGCGGGTCCTCCGTGGTGCGGTCCACGGAGACCCGCACGAGCTCCCCGGGGTTGGACGCGTGAAGAAACTCTCGCGTGGTGAAAGGGACGACCACGGCGCCCGCGGCGCCCTCCACGCGGTTTGCGGGCCCGTCGTCGAAGGAGGGGTCGTTGACCGCCCAGTCGTAGAGGTTTCGCCAGCCCACCGCCACGTCGGCGTCGCCCATGTTTCGGATCTCCACCGTGTGGTAGATGGCCGCGGTGGCGAAGGTCTCCCCGACGACGAAGACGTCCTGGGTCACCCACAACGCCTCGGGCTCCACGCACCACTCCACGCGCCAGCCCGCGCCCTCGGAAGCCAGGGGGCTTGGACCCTCGGCGATGTAGTAGAGGTCCAGGGCGACCCCTTCGCCCACCCCGGGGGCGTAGGCCTCGGTCGCATAGTCCCGGGGGCCGCCGGACCCGTACACGCGAAGAGTGGAGTAGTTGGTGTTGGTCGTCTCTCCGTCGAAGAGGAGGTCTCGTCCCTCTCCGGCCGGGTGGCGAGAGCCCGTGACGGCGTTCCAGGTTCCAAAGGAGTAGCCGGACTCCTCGTCGGCCACGTGCACGCGGTAGAAGTCGGTGCCCACGGCGGTGAGGGCCCAGGCAGGGCTCCCGGCCGCGAGGCAGAAGGCGGCGGCCAACCCGACGATCGCTCTCATCTCGATCCTCCTTTCCCACGCGGGGATGGCAATGCAGCGGAACAAGGCGCGCCGCCCCATACGGGCGCCCGTTCTCCAGGTTTCGCGAGGGAAACGGATTCCCCCTGGCCGCGCCGCGCCGGGTGGGAAAGGGCCCGCGCTGCGCCGGCGCGGGCGACCAGGGGGTTTCACCGCACCTCGAGGCGAAGGCCCTCGATCTTCTCGAAGTCCCGGCGGTTGACCGTGAGCAGCGCGTCGTCGAGGGAGATGGCGGTGGCGGCGATGAGGAGGTCGTGGGCTCCCACCGTGAGCCCCCGCCTCGCAAGGTTTGCCCAGATGCGCGCGTAGATGCGCGCCGCAGCGAGGTCGAAAGGAAGGATGGGGAGCGTTCGTCAGAGGTACGGCGAGAAGAGCTTGGCGGTGGCGTCGAGGAGCTTTTGGGGGAGCGGGCGGCCGTCGACCTCCTTTAGGGTGACCTGCCGGGAGCGGGTGAGCGCCTCGTCGAAGTGTCGGCCCAGGGCGGCGGCAAGGCCGGGGTCGTAGACCTCGAGGTTGAACTCGAAGTTCAGGCGCAGGCTCCGGGGGTCGAGGTTGGC encodes:
- a CDS encoding alpha/beta hydrolase, with the translated sequence MCRVVYVTLLALWLSACAGGEQVSWDPATATLPGPGELVDEPVFGGKVFVFQAGVERPETAVLIHGLGPSASADWALLIPALIERFHVVAFDLPGFGRSSGGNHLYSPAAYAQLVHWLTERYAKGPVIVIGHSLGAAVALRFAAEHPHAVRRMVLSDVAGVLHRVAFLEHTYRIEPSGDRAETSYSRRYQRQLNRVLRKVILRMDRLPLEAETVLASPALRRLVLGGSPRKIAAMALIQEDFSKSLAAIRVPVRLLWGAEDEIAPLRTAQVLLHALSDVRLDIIAGAGHAPMLDVPEVFLGAVLAALVSPPDAPRFSAPPPSTARWGVCAGQEGVRFEGDYEEIAVEDCLGVSIVGVKARSIRIARSKVRIERTSVAGAIVGLNVSNSSVVATALAVRAETALVASRSHLDLAGVSLEGTAAAARSSDRAVLVFSVSRVASPHGRGRVHGVHDLAASSSL
- a CDS encoding type II toxin-antitoxin system PemK/MazF family toxin, whose amino-acid sequence is MKRGEVYVAELQPRSGSEQRGIRPVIVVSHDGFNDVPTWRSVIVVPCSTSASQARRGPTAVPLAKGTAGLEREGVALCHQITMLDRSKLTKRIGSLPEAVLKAVNAGLLAALDLGT
- the msrA gene encoding peptide-methionine (S)-S-oxide reductase MsrA; amino-acid sequence: MAGANERAKQEVATLGGGCFWCLEPIFRELEGVLGVAVGYAGGRRASPTYEQVCTGATGHAEVVQVTFDPAVISFRELLEVFFAVHDPTTPNRQGADVGTQYRSVVLYHDPEQERVTREVIGELGGQGLWDAPVVTEVAPLEAFYPAEAYHQDYFRKNPGQGYCRVVITPKLAKFRQRFAGRRKAGA
- a CDS encoding PEP-CTERM sorting domain-containing protein encodes the protein MRAIVGLAAAFCLAAGSPAWALTAVGTDFYRVHVADEESGYSFGTWNAVTGSRHPAGEGRDLLFDGETTNTNYSTLRVYGSGGPRDYATEAYAPGVGEGVALDLYYIAEGPSPLASEGAGWRVEWCVEPEALWVTQDVFVVGETFATAAIYHTVEIRNMGDADVAVGWRNLYDWAVNDPSFDDGPANRVEGAAGAVVVPFTTREFLHASNPGELVRVSVDRTTEDPPEAVVPTYQPLLALGYDPRFRPDLPVTLPDAYAFVSWPYAYGSLFEYLVDPAFDATDDTAGLSWFGLTAETAPVLSAGDTVRFTQVLFGALPSAPPGKTSPVPEPSTLALLATGLAVLARRRGTSPGTALRRR
- a CDS encoding PIN domain-containing protein; this translates as MLPFDLAAARIYARIWANLARRGLTVGAHDLLIAATAISLDDALLTVNRRDFEKIEGLRLEVR